Genomic window (Leisingera methylohalidivorans DSM 14336):
CCCGGCGCCCCGGTGACCAGCACCTCGGCCCCGGTCGGCGCCACCGCCCGCACCCGCCGCCGCATTTCTTCAGCCTGGGGCGAGCTGCCGAACAGCAGCCGCGCGGCCGGATCGCCGGTTTCCAGCTGCCGTTTCAGCCGCCGGTTCTCCAGCACCAGGGCGCGGGTTTTCAAAGCGCGCTCCAGCACCGGCAGGAAATCGGCGGCGGCGCAGGGTTTTTCAAGAAAATCAAAGGCGCCCCGCGACATTGCCTTCACCGCCATCGGAATGTCGCCCTCGCCGGTCAGCAGCACCACCGGCAGCTCGTCATCGGCCCCCCGCGCATAATCCAGCAGATGAAACCCGTCCCGCCCCGGCATCCGGATGTCCGACACGATGATGCCGTCAAACCCCGGTGCGATGTGATCCTTGGCCGCCACAAAGGACCCGCAGGCGATCACTTCCAGATCGTTCAGCTCCAGCGTCTGCGCCAGCGCCTCGCGCACCGCCGCATCGTCGTCGACCAGCAGCACCTTGCGGGTCATGCGGCATCTTCTTTCTGCTCAGCGCCCCGCCAAGGCTCCAGCTCGACGGTGAACATTGCGCCGCCGCCGGTGTTGGTGCCGCGGATATTGCCGCCGAAACTCTGCACCAGCCCATAGGAGATCGACAGCCCCAGCCCCATCCCTTCGGAGCTGCCAACCGCCTTGGTGGAATAAAAGGGATCGAACATCTTCTCCGGCTCCCGGATGCCGGGACCGCTGTCCTGCACCCGCACCTGCAGCCGCGGCCCGGTCTCAACCGAGACCGCGATCATCTTCTCCGTCTGCCCCTGCATCGCATCCGCCGCGTTGTTGATCAGATTGACAAACACCTGCGTCAGCCGCACCTCGCCGCCCCAGGCCAGAACCGGATCCGCATGGCGGCCCCGGTCCCAGCGCAGCGCCACCTGATCCGCCTTCAGCCGCGGCGTGGTCAGCTCCACCGCGGTATCGATCACCTGCAGCAGATCCACCCGGCCCATCGGCTCGCTCTCGTTGCGGGCAAAGGCGCGCAGGTTCTTGATGATCCGCGCCATCCGCGCCGCCATATCGGCGATCCGTCCCAGGTTCTCGCCGGTGCGCTCCGCCTTGCCGCGCTGCAGAAAGGCGGTGCCGTTTTCGGCATACTGCTGGATCGCCATCAAGGGCTGGTTCAGCTCATGGCTGATCCCCGCCGACATCTGCCCCAGCGCCGACAGTTTGCCCGCCTGCACCAGATCCTCCTGCGCGCGTTTCAGCGCCGCCTCGGCCTCCTCGCGCTCCCGCACCTCCCGGCGCAGCCGGTCATTGGCCAGCGACAAGGCCTTGGTGCGCTGTTCCACCCGGCTTTCCAGCACCGCATTGGCCTCGGCCAGGGTGCGGCGGCGCTCCATCACGATGAACAGCATGGCGCCGAACGCCAGGCACACCGCCGCCAGCGCCGCCGCCTGCAGCGCCGCAATGGCCCTGGCCGGCGCCACATCCACCAGGATCTCGCCGGTCATGCCGATCACCGGCAGCTGCACCGACAGGTGCAGCGCCTGCTGCGGCAGATAGGCACTGCCCCGCAGCGACCAGATCTCATGCCCGGCGTGCAGGCGCTTGCCGGTCACCTGCGGCTTGCCGGCGGCCGGTTCCGCGCCGACCCGCTGCCAGAACAGCAGTTCCGAGCGGTTGGCAATGAACACCTCGCCGGTTGCATTGGTAAAAAACACCGCCGGCAGCGAGCCGCGCCAAGTCTGCTCCACATCCGCCACATCGGCCACCACCACCAGAGCGCCGCGCACCCGCCCGTCAGCCCCAAAGGCCGGAGCGGCATAGAAATAAGCCCGCTTGCCGCCCGGCTGCAGCACGCCGTGGCCGGTGCCCAGGGCCCCCTGCATGGCACGGGTAAAGTAGCCCTGCCGGGCCACGCCGGCCGCCGCCACCCCTTCGGCAGCCGCCAGCACCGTCCCGTCTGCAGCGGCAAAGAACACATCCAGCGCCGCGGTTTTATCCGCAACCGACCGCAGCAGCTCTGCCGCCTGCGCACGCAGGTCCGGCGCAGACAGATCCCGCAGGGCCGGGTGTTCCACTGTCAGCACCGCCAATTCCTGATAAACCTGCAACTGGGTGCTGACCCGGTCCGACGCCAGCGCCAGATCCGCCGCACTGCGCTCGGCCAGGCTGTCCAGCGCCTGGCGGTAGCCGTAAGACCAGACCGCCAGCGCCAGCGCCGCCACCGCCAGCAAAAACCCGGCAGGCAGGCTCCAGCGAAGATAGTTTTGTGTTTTCATGGCCGCACGTTATCAGCCGCCCCCTTGCATTGGCCAGCCATGCCGGCAAAATCCGGTATATGAAAACCTTGACCCAATCCCCCACCGGCCCCGCCTTTGTGCAGGACCCCTACCTGTTTTATGCCGCCGCCCGGGAGCAGGGCCAGCTGCACCATTGGCAGGATTACGGCATGGCGGCCGCCTTCGGCCATTCCGCCGTGCATATGCTGCTGCGCGACCGCCGCTTCGGCCGCGAGGTGCCGGAAGAGATGCGCCAGGACGGCCCCGCCCATCTCGCCCCGTTCCTGACGGCCGAGGCGCATTCGATGCTGGACGCCGAACCGCCCCGCCACACCCGCCTGCGCCGCCTGGTGCTGCGCGCCTTCACCTCGCGCGAGATCGCGGCGCTGCAGCCGGGCCTTGAGGTTCTGTGCCACCGGTTGATCGATGCCTTCCCCGCGGACCCTTTCGATCTGCTGGACGCCTATTGCACCCAGGTGCCGGTGATCGCCATCTGCCGCCTGCTGGGGGTGCCCGAAGAGATGGCGCCGCAGCTGCTGGACTGGTCGCACAGGATGGTGGCGATGTATCAGGCATCGCGCACCGAACAGACAGAGCACGCCGCGGCAGAGGCCTCGCAACAGTTCACGGAATTCCTGCGCGGCTATATCGGCAAGCGCCGCAACGACCCCCGCGACGACCTGATCACCCGGCTGATCGCAGCCGAGGAAGAAGGCGACAAACTGTCAACGGATGAGCTGATCGGCACCTGCATCCTGCTGCTGAACGCGGGCCATGAAGCCACCGTGCATTCGCTGGGCAACGGGGTGAAAACGATGCTGCAGCAGGGCTGGCAGCCGGACTGGCTGGCGCCGGACGGCATTGAAGGGCTGGTCGAGGAAATCCTGCGCTTTGATCCGCCGCTGCATATGTTCACCCGCTACGCCTATGAGGAGGCCGAGGTGTTCGGCCATACCTTCCAGCGCGGCGATCAGGTGGCCTTGCTGCTGGCCGCCGCCAACCGCGACCCATCGGCGCTGGACCGGCCAGAGGTGTTCGACCCGTCACGGCCGCCGAAAGTGAACAAGAGCTTTGGCGGCGGGCTGCATTTCTGCGTCGGCGCGCCGCTGGCGCGGCTGGAGATGCAGATTGCCCTGCCGATCCTGTTCGGGCGCTGCCCGGATCTGAAACTGGCAGCCGAACCGGAATACTCCAATACCTACCATTTCCATGGCCTGACCCGGCTGCTGGTCAGTTCTTAGTCCGGGGGCCTGCCCCGAACGCATGCCTGACACGGGGCTCTGCCCCAAACGCATGCCTGACATGGGGCTCTGCCCCAAACCCCGGAGTA
Coding sequences:
- a CDS encoding sensor histidine kinase, which produces MKTQNYLRWSLPAGFLLAVAALALAVWSYGYRQALDSLAERSAADLALASDRVSTQLQVYQELAVLTVEHPALRDLSAPDLRAQAAELLRSVADKTAALDVFFAAADGTVLAAAEGVAAAGVARQGYFTRAMQGALGTGHGVLQPGGKRAYFYAAPAFGADGRVRGALVVVADVADVEQTWRGSLPAVFFTNATGEVFIANRSELLFWQRVGAEPAAGKPQVTGKRLHAGHEIWSLRGSAYLPQQALHLSVQLPVIGMTGEILVDVAPARAIAALQAAALAAVCLAFGAMLFIVMERRRTLAEANAVLESRVEQRTKALSLANDRLRREVREREEAEAALKRAQEDLVQAGKLSALGQMSAGISHELNQPLMAIQQYAENGTAFLQRGKAERTGENLGRIADMAARMARIIKNLRAFARNESEPMGRVDLLQVIDTAVELTTPRLKADQVALRWDRGRHADPVLAWGGEVRLTQVFVNLINNAADAMQGQTEKMIAVSVETGPRLQVRVQDSGPGIREPEKMFDPFYSTKAVGSSEGMGLGLSISYGLVQSFGGNIRGTNTGGGAMFTVELEPWRGAEQKEDAA
- a CDS encoding cytochrome P450, whose translation is MKTLTQSPTGPAFVQDPYLFYAAAREQGQLHHWQDYGMAAAFGHSAVHMLLRDRRFGREVPEEMRQDGPAHLAPFLTAEAHSMLDAEPPRHTRLRRLVLRAFTSREIAALQPGLEVLCHRLIDAFPADPFDLLDAYCTQVPVIAICRLLGVPEEMAPQLLDWSHRMVAMYQASRTEQTEHAAAEASQQFTEFLRGYIGKRRNDPRDDLITRLIAAEEEGDKLSTDELIGTCILLLNAGHEATVHSLGNGVKTMLQQGWQPDWLAPDGIEGLVEEILRFDPPLHMFTRYAYEEAEVFGHTFQRGDQVALLLAAANRDPSALDRPEVFDPSRPPKVNKSFGGGLHFCVGAPLARLEMQIALPILFGRCPDLKLAAEPEYSNTYHFHGLTRLLVSS